One window of the Desulfitobacterium chlororespirans DSM 11544 genome contains the following:
- the cysK gene encoding cysteine synthase A, producing MPKIADNLTDLIGKTPLLRLNRYAKGKNLFAEIIAKLEYFNPLSSVKDRIAYAMIEDAEKQGAIDQDTTIIEPTSGNTGIGLAFVAAAKGYRIVLVMPDTMSVERRRLLRALGADLVLTPGTQGMGGAIRKAEELKEQISKAFIPDQFSNPVNPSFHRETTAREILKDTEGKVDVFVAGVGTGGTVTGVGEALKAVNPGIKVVAVEPYNSPVLSGGQPGPHAIQGIGAGFIPKVFNPSFVDEIFQVKNEEAFEASREVAKSEGLLVGVSSGAALYAATRIAARRELEGKKIVVLLPDTGERYLSTPLFPYDEGSNHF from the coding sequence ATGCCAAAAATCGCAGATAATCTGACGGATTTAATCGGAAAAACGCCGTTGCTGCGCTTGAACCGATATGCAAAAGGCAAAAACCTATTCGCTGAAATCATCGCCAAGCTGGAATACTTCAATCCACTGAGCAGTGTCAAGGATAGAATCGCTTACGCCATGATCGAGGATGCCGAAAAACAGGGTGCTATCGATCAGGATACGACGATTATTGAGCCGACCAGCGGCAATACCGGCATCGGCCTTGCCTTTGTAGCGGCAGCCAAGGGATACAGGATTGTCCTGGTCATGCCGGATACCATGAGCGTGGAAAGACGGCGGCTTTTGCGGGCGCTGGGCGCGGACCTGGTGCTGACGCCGGGCACTCAGGGCATGGGCGGTGCCATCCGCAAGGCCGAAGAATTAAAAGAACAAATAAGTAAAGCGTTTATTCCCGATCAGTTCAGCAATCCGGTCAACCCTTCCTTTCACCGGGAGACGACAGCCAGGGAAATACTGAAGGATACCGAAGGGAAGGTAGACGTCTTTGTAGCAGGAGTAGGTACGGGCGGAACGGTTACCGGCGTAGGAGAAGCCCTGAAGGCGGTAAATCCAGGAATCAAGGTTGTGGCTGTTGAGCCTTATAATTCTCCCGTTCTTTCGGGCGGACAGCCGGGCCCACATGCTATTCAGGGAATTGGCGCCGGCTTTATTCCCAAAGTATTCAATCCAAGCTTCGTGGATGAAATATTCCAGGTCAAAAACGAGGAAGCCTTTGAAGCCTCCAGAGAAGTGGCGAAATCGGAAGGACTCCTGGTCGGGGTTTCATCCGGCGCCGCCCTCTATGCGGCCACCAGGATTGCGGCCAGAAGAGAACTGGAAGGCAAGAAAATCGTTGTGCTTCTGCCGGATACCGGTGAGCGGTACCTGTCAACGCCGCTGTTTCCCTACGATGAGGGATCCAACCATTTTTAA
- a CDS encoding potassium channel family protein — MISFILTLKRLLSAVYRIMKEKAFKSLLVSLALILLSGTLFYKQVEGWSLLDSFYFAFVSLIPTSVSTGFVPQTDLSKWFTMIYLVVGVGVMLMILIMIGFAVVNFEKSEQEELKQKIVDKMD; from the coding sequence ATGATTTCTTTTATTCTGACCTTAAAACGATTACTATCCGCTGTTTATCGCATAATGAAGGAAAAAGCCTTTAAATCTTTACTGGTATCCTTGGCATTGATTTTGCTTTCCGGCACTCTTTTCTATAAACAAGTCGAAGGATGGTCCTTGCTGGATTCTTTCTATTTTGCTTTTGTCAGTCTCATTCCCACCAGTGTCTCTACCGGTTTTGTTCCCCAAACCGATCTGAGCAAGTGGTTCACGATGATTTATCTTGTTGTCGGTGTCGGGGTTATGCTAATGATATTAATCATGATCGGCTTTGCCGTTGTCAATTTTGAAAAATCGGAGCAGGAAGAGCTTAAGCAGAAAATAGTCGATAAGATGGATTAG
- a CDS encoding ABC transporter substrate-binding protein, with the protein MKKSLLKQKRFSSLVLTFFMALTLVLSGCTSSASAPQPAPQGSSEPGATAEGKPFVLKVVTQTTFSDTIIADKLGFFADEGIQIEYVGSLGQGVTQYQALAQGIIDVVTQGHPADIAKARLAGVKITQVAPGFVDDADNPHIMYLVKKDSPLKTLDDLVGKKVSVSFSGVCTDGYIKYYLKNKGLDPDSVEFVTMNQPGQAEQAVTQGLIDVTTSHTPYGGVALRQGDVRLLATSWDIFHSPGAGFSARAFSDEFIEAHPDVVQGFVNAMYRARVFVNNNLDYAKQEAGEYLKLDPADLSSNNFDQNKSIDPAYIEDWFEIAETMGLWEHGDISPEEVYTNQFVPEDIPASDANIGK; encoded by the coding sequence ATGAAAAAATCCCTTTTAAAACAAAAAAGATTCAGCTCTCTCGTCCTCACCTTCTTCATGGCGCTGACCCTGGTACTTTCAGGCTGCACTTCGTCGGCAAGTGCCCCTCAGCCGGCACCCCAGGGTTCTTCAGAACCGGGAGCGACAGCGGAGGGCAAACCTTTCGTACTTAAAGTGGTTACGCAGACCACCTTCAGCGACACTATCATCGCCGATAAGCTGGGATTTTTTGCAGACGAAGGCATTCAAATCGAGTATGTCGGTTCCCTGGGACAGGGGGTGACCCAATATCAGGCCCTGGCCCAGGGAATTATCGATGTGGTTACTCAGGGACACCCGGCGGATATTGCGAAGGCGCGTCTGGCAGGTGTCAAGATAACCCAGGTGGCCCCCGGCTTTGTGGACGATGCTGATAACCCCCATATCATGTATCTCGTCAAAAAAGACAGTCCCCTTAAGACGTTGGACGATCTGGTGGGGAAAAAGGTGAGCGTCAGCTTCAGCGGAGTCTGCACGGACGGATACATCAAGTATTATCTTAAAAACAAGGGTCTTGATCCTGACAGCGTTGAATTTGTGACGATGAACCAGCCGGGTCAGGCGGAACAGGCCGTCACTCAGGGACTGATCGACGTTACCACTTCCCATACACCTTATGGCGGTGTGGCGCTCAGACAAGGTGATGTGCGTCTGCTTGCTACAAGCTGGGATATTTTCCATAGCCCTGGAGCAGGCTTCTCAGCCCGGGCTTTCTCCGATGAGTTTATCGAAGCTCATCCCGACGTTGTGCAGGGATTTGTCAACGCCATGTACCGCGCCAGAGTATTTGTGAATAACAACCTGGATTACGCCAAGCAAGAGGCCGGTGAATATCTGAAGCTGGATCCGGCCGATTTAAGCTCCAACAATTTTGACCAAAACAAAAGCATCGACCCGGCGTATATCGAGGATTGGTTTGAGATCGCCGAAACGATGGGTCTTTGGGAACACGGGGATATCAGCCCCGAAGAGGTTTACACCAATCAATTTGTCCCCGAGGACATCCCCGCGTCCGATGCCAATATAGGAAAGTAA
- a CDS encoding NAD(P)/FAD-dependent oxidoreductase: protein MSEGFQLKSRYQLAIVGCGPAGMSAALNAKIRNKDFILLGSDFCSPKLAKAPQIDNYLGFHEIKGEDLRQNFLNHVKAMGIEVVPWKVLNIYPGPPFTLVGNNESFEADAVILATGVSPTKLLPGETELLGRGVGYCATCDGPLYKGKKVAIVSYSHEGEAEANFMAEICAEVYYLPFYKEVGQLDSRIIQKKARVKEISGTQKVEKLVLDNEEISVDGVFVLRESLPAEQIVPGLEIEKGAIKVNRELETGIPGLFAAGDCSGQPYQLNKAVGEGGTAALSAIKYLDEMKKG, encoded by the coding sequence ATGAGTGAAGGGTTTCAATTAAAATCTCGTTATCAACTGGCTATTGTCGGGTGCGGTCCCGCCGGGATGTCTGCCGCCTTAAATGCCAAAATTCGAAATAAAGACTTTATTCTTTTGGGAAGTGACTTTTGCAGTCCTAAATTAGCTAAAGCTCCCCAGATTGATAATTACCTGGGTTTTCATGAAATCAAAGGGGAGGACTTGCGGCAGAATTTCTTAAACCACGTAAAAGCCATGGGCATTGAGGTTGTACCCTGGAAAGTTCTCAATATTTATCCCGGACCGCCTTTCACCCTGGTCGGCAATAATGAATCCTTTGAAGCCGATGCGGTGATTTTGGCCACAGGGGTATCGCCTACCAAGCTTCTTCCCGGGGAGACGGAGCTTCTGGGCAGGGGAGTGGGCTATTGTGCCACTTGCGACGGACCTTTGTACAAAGGGAAAAAGGTGGCCATTGTTTCCTACAGCCACGAAGGAGAAGCTGAAGCCAATTTCATGGCTGAGATCTGCGCTGAAGTCTATTATCTGCCTTTCTACAAAGAGGTAGGGCAGCTTGATTCCAGAATCATTCAAAAGAAAGCCAGGGTTAAGGAGATTTCCGGCACCCAAAAGGTAGAAAAGCTGGTCTTGGATAATGAAGAGATCTCAGTTGACGGTGTCTTCGTGCTCCGGGAAAGCCTGCCGGCGGAGCAGATCGTTCCGGGATTGGAAATCGAGAAAGGCGCCATCAAGGTGAACCGGGAGCTGGAGACCGGTATTCCGGGACTCTTTGCCGCCGGAGACTGCTCCGGACAACCCTATCAGCTGAACAAGGCGGTAGGGGAAGGAGGAACGGCGGCTCTGAGCGCCATTAAATATCTGGATGAGATGAAAAAGGGATAG
- a CDS encoding ABC transporter ATP-binding protein: MSVAVEKRGSASNSGEDAKIVLKDLRQSFFIRNPGQKSVEEFVALENFSLSIRQGEFVSIVGPSGCGKSTLLDIVSGLTKSKEGEIYIDGKRATGPALDRGFIMQGYALFPWRTTKRNVEYGLEVKRVPKKQREAIVKKYIDLVGLNGFENRYPNELSGGMRQRVAIARSLAYDPAVLLMDEPFAAVDVQTREVLQDELLRIWEKTQKTILFITHSIEEAVLLSDRVVVMTKHPGRIKKILDINLPRPRTAGDMRASADYSSITRFIWEILNDVEQPGKHHSHGSIADEISPSALL; encoded by the coding sequence ATGTCAGTAGCGGTGGAGAAGCGAGGTTCGGCTTCAAACAGCGGAGAAGATGCTAAAATCGTGCTCAAGGATCTTAGGCAAAGTTTCTTTATACGCAATCCGGGACAAAAGAGTGTGGAGGAATTTGTGGCACTGGAAAATTTCAGCCTGTCCATCCGGCAGGGGGAATTTGTATCCATCGTCGGTCCCTCGGGCTGCGGGAAATCCACTCTTCTTGACATTGTTTCAGGACTTACCAAGTCAAAGGAGGGTGAAATCTATATCGACGGCAAGCGGGCTACCGGTCCTGCCTTGGACCGCGGCTTTATCATGCAGGGATACGCCCTTTTCCCTTGGCGCACCACCAAGAGGAATGTGGAATACGGCCTGGAAGTCAAGCGTGTACCGAAAAAGCAGCGGGAGGCTATTGTCAAAAAATATATCGACCTTGTGGGGCTGAACGGCTTCGAAAACCGCTATCCCAATGAACTTTCCGGTGGGATGCGTCAAAGGGTTGCTATCGCACGTTCCCTTGCCTATGATCCGGCAGTTCTTCTGATGGATGAACCCTTTGCGGCGGTGGATGTGCAGACCCGGGAGGTTCTCCAGGATGAGCTTCTGCGCATCTGGGAAAAAACCCAAAAAACCATTCTGTTTATCACCCACAGCATTGAGGAGGCTGTGCTGCTTTCGGACAGGGTCGTGGTGATGACCAAACATCCGGGCAGAATTAAAAAAATCCTGGATATCAATCTTCCCCGTCCACGCACTGCAGGAGATATGCGCGCTTCGGCCGACTACAGCTCCATCACCCGATTCATCTGGGAAATTCTCAACGATGTGGAGCAACCCGGGAAACATCACAGCCATGGGAGCATTGCTGATGAAATTTCTCCTTCAGCGCTTTTGTAA
- a CDS encoding (4Fe-4S)-binding protein: protein MLKAEEVKRAAREYGADLVGIGSIDRWDHAPVENHPRTIMPKAKSVICIGFRVHRGSYRGVEEGTYFSAYTLTGFSDINTIFAPMVQRKLASFIEDHGYEATTVMYSSGRLTTPPGKPALGGDGTAKPAPDVFINHRIAGVLCGVGQIGLSRVLLTPEFGPAQRIFFLITDAPLTPSPILQTPICDGCRECVRHCPAKALLSNEKDDVDVPNVTLIKRFSLDEGKCALAHGSGALSPFAPDEVKAYAQNIIDGTKTHTADGKPRPSREEIAANVNDKVSYARNAQQYFHSPAGLCVGQGCLRACLAHLEKRGALTRKFQNAFRD from the coding sequence ATGCTAAAAGCAGAAGAGGTAAAGCGCGCCGCCCGTGAATACGGAGCGGATCTGGTTGGCATCGGCTCCATCGACCGCTGGGATCATGCGCCTGTTGAAAATCATCCCCGAACAATTATGCCCAAAGCCAAATCAGTGATCTGCATTGGTTTTCGGGTCCACAGAGGTTCCTATCGCGGTGTGGAAGAGGGCACCTACTTCAGTGCCTACACCTTGACGGGATTTTCAGATATCAATACTATCTTTGCTCCCATGGTGCAGCGCAAATTGGCCAGCTTTATTGAAGATCACGGCTACGAAGCAACCACCGTGATGTACAGCAGCGGCCGTTTAACGACTCCTCCGGGAAAGCCGGCCCTGGGCGGGGACGGTACGGCAAAGCCGGCTCCGGATGTTTTTATCAATCACCGCATCGCGGGTGTGTTGTGCGGCGTTGGGCAGATCGGTCTCAGCCGCGTTCTGCTGACACCGGAATTCGGCCCTGCCCAGCGTATTTTTTTCTTGATCACAGACGCCCCGCTGACGCCGAGTCCCATCCTGCAAACGCCCATCTGCGACGGATGCCGGGAATGCGTCCGTCACTGCCCCGCCAAAGCCCTGCTCAGCAACGAAAAGGACGACGTGGATGTCCCCAATGTAACCCTTATCAAACGCTTCTCCCTGGACGAAGGGAAATGCGCTCTTGCTCATGGCAGCGGGGCCCTCAGCCCCTTCGCACCGGACGAAGTCAAGGCCTATGCGCAAAATATCATTGACGGCACCAAAACCCATACCGCAGACGGAAAACCGCGCCCAAGCAGAGAGGAAATCGCAGCCAATGTCAATGACAAGGTAAGCTATGCCCGCAACGCCCAGCAGTATTTCCACTCTCCTGCCGGGCTGTGCGTCGGTCAGGGCTGCCTGCGCGCCTGCCTGGCCCATCTGGAAAAGCGCGGAGCTCTGACACGTAAATTCCAGAATGCTTTTCGGGACTGA
- a CDS encoding YjjG family noncanonical pyrimidine nucleotidase, translating into MYKALFFDVDDTLLNFEQCSREALGKTFRHFSMDYNDTVYELFRSIDQRLWLRQKQGELTVQDVINLRFQELFKQLKLGNSHIPLQTMFQERLAEEFFTEPHAAESLGYLSARYQLFVTSNGILKTQLKRLELAGLLPYFTDVFVSDHIGHEKPSVRFFEECLRRSRLEPRDVLLIGDSLEADMVGAQNSKMDSCWYNPKHKNTDSDVKIDYIIADLLQLKDILPVI; encoded by the coding sequence GTGTATAAAGCGTTATTTTTTGATGTGGATGATACCCTTCTGAATTTCGAACAGTGCAGTCGGGAAGCACTGGGCAAGACATTCCGTCATTTCAGTATGGACTACAATGACACCGTTTACGAGCTGTTCCGCAGCATAGACCAGCGATTATGGCTTCGGCAAAAACAAGGCGAACTTACCGTTCAAGATGTTATCAACCTTAGATTTCAGGAATTATTTAAACAGCTAAAGCTTGGGAACTCCCATATCCCTTTGCAGACGATGTTTCAGGAGAGATTGGCGGAAGAGTTTTTCACTGAACCCCATGCGGCGGAATCCCTGGGCTATTTAAGCGCTCGCTACCAACTCTTTGTGACCTCCAACGGTATTTTGAAAACCCAGCTGAAACGTCTGGAGCTAGCCGGCTTATTGCCTTATTTTACAGATGTATTTGTCTCTGACCATATCGGCCATGAAAAGCCCAGTGTCCGATTTTTTGAGGAGTGCTTGAGAAGAAGCAGGTTGGAGCCCAGGGACGTGCTGCTCATCGGCGATAGCCTTGAAGCGGATATGGTCGGGGCTCAAAACAGCAAGATGGACTCTTGCTGGTATAATCCAAAACATAAGAACACGGATTCTGATGTGAAGATTGATTATATTATTGCGGATTTGCTGCAGCTTAAAGACATATTGCCGGTGATATAA
- a CDS encoding ABC transporter ATP-binding protein codes for MLLQAENLQKEYRRGGEPFLALNDVSLSIGKEDFILITGRSGSGKSTLLNLLAGLLPPTQGTVVFNGRKLSNLRDDKLSRLRNEQIGFIPQGQSLLPNLTVLDNVLLPFRFYRPGQGPVDRARGLLEQMGIPHLRNAYPGELSGGELRRITIARSLINSPTLLLADEPTGDLDPETGDEVMKLFSSVAKSGVAIVLVTHNPEFIPYGNRHLIMERGRLVEPA; via the coding sequence ATGCTTTTACAGGCTGAAAACCTCCAAAAGGAATATAGAAGAGGCGGAGAACCATTTTTAGCCCTCAACGATGTCAGTCTCTCCATTGGCAAAGAGGATTTTATCTTGATAACAGGGCGCTCGGGCAGCGGTAAAAGTACGCTTTTAAACCTGCTGGCCGGTTTGTTGCCCCCAACCCAGGGAACGGTTGTTTTCAACGGACGGAAGCTTTCCAACCTCAGGGACGATAAGCTGTCCCGGCTGCGCAACGAACAGATTGGCTTCATTCCCCAGGGCCAGAGCCTGCTCCCAAATTTAACCGTTCTCGATAATGTGCTGCTGCCGTTCCGCTTTTACCGCCCGGGGCAAGGGCCTGTGGATAGGGCCCGGGGCTTGCTGGAGCAAATGGGCATTCCCCATTTGAGAAACGCCTACCCCGGAGAGCTTTCTGGTGGAGAACTGCGCAGAATCACCATCGCCCGCAGCCTGATCAACTCTCCGACTCTGCTTCTGGCGGACGAACCGACGGGAGATCTTGATCCTGAAACAGGGGATGAGGTCATGAAGCTCTTTTCCTCCGTAGCGAAGAGCGGTGTGGCTATCGTCCTTGTCACCCATAATCCTGAATTTATCCCATACGGCAATCGACATTTGATTATGGAGAGGGGGCGGCTGGTTGAGCCCGCTTAA
- a CDS encoding ABC transporter permease — protein sequence MKEFTKKATHLFNSSLAIIVFILIWEICARLEIFNPVFFPPFSKVIKALYGLAASGELWKHCSISLMRSLSGFTLGMFVAIPLGLVIGWFKKAEVFLYPLLQVFRNMPTLALLPVFVMFFGIGEFSKTMVILWGVLWATLLNTIAGVRNVDPQLIKAARSMGVGSLRLFGTVVLPASLPYIFAGMRISATVSILILIAAEMMGASKGLGYALFFYQSNFKIPEMYAVLIVMAVFGVTLNYTLEKVEKRSFRWRDGADTP from the coding sequence ATGAAAGAATTTACAAAAAAGGCAACCCACCTGTTCAATTCATCCCTTGCCATTATTGTCTTCATCTTGATATGGGAAATCTGCGCGCGCCTTGAGATTTTCAATCCGGTGTTTTTCCCCCCGTTCTCCAAGGTCATTAAAGCATTATACGGCCTGGCCGCCAGCGGTGAGTTATGGAAACACTGCTCAATCAGTCTGATGCGTTCCCTCAGCGGCTTTACTCTGGGAATGTTTGTCGCTATTCCCTTGGGGCTTGTCATCGGATGGTTTAAAAAGGCAGAGGTGTTCCTTTATCCTCTTCTCCAAGTGTTCCGGAACATGCCTACCCTGGCCCTTTTGCCCGTATTCGTCATGTTCTTCGGCATCGGGGAGTTTTCCAAAACCATGGTCATCTTGTGGGGGGTTCTCTGGGCGACCCTCCTCAACACCATAGCCGGTGTGCGCAATGTGGACCCTCAGCTTATTAAGGCGGCGCGCTCCATGGGCGTCGGCAGCCTGCGGCTCTTCGGAACCGTTGTCCTGCCCGCATCCCTGCCTTATATTTTTGCAGGGATGCGCATCTCCGCCACCGTATCCATCCTGATCCTGATCGCCGCAGAGATGATGGGGGCCAGCAAGGGGCTTGGCTATGCTCTTTTCTTCTATCAGTCCAATTTTAAAATCCCGGAAATGTACGCTGTCCTGATCGTCATGGCCGTGTTTGGCGTAACCCTCAATTATACTCTTGAAAAGGTTGAAAAGCGCAGCTTCCGCTGGCGGGACGGAGCGGATACGCCATGA